The Mesobacillus jeotgali genome window below encodes:
- the purB gene encoding adenylosuccinate lyase has translation MIDRYTRPEMGAIWTEENRFKAWLEVEILACEAWAELGEIPKDDVKKLRENASFDINRIKEIEEETRHDVVAFTRAVSETLGEERKWVHYGLTSTDVVDTALSYVLKQANEILLKDLENFVEILTNKAKEHKYTVMMGRTHGVHAEPTTFGLKLALWLEEMKRNLERFKMASRDVEFGKISGAVGTYANIDPFVESYVCEKLGLKPAPISTQTLQRDRHAFYMGTLALIATSIEKFAVEIRGLQKSETREVEEFFAKGQKGSSAMPHKRNPIGSENMTGMARVIRGYMTTAYENVPLWHERDISHSSAERIILPDATIALNYMLNRFGNIVKNLTVYPENMKRNMDRTLGLIYSQRVLLALIDKGMSREEAYDTVQPRAMEAWENQVQFRSLIESDEKIAGLLSEAEIDDCFDYNYHIKHVDMIFERLGL, from the coding sequence ATGATAGATCGTTATACAAGACCGGAAATGGGAGCAATCTGGACGGAGGAAAATCGCTTTAAAGCATGGCTCGAGGTTGAGATTCTTGCATGTGAAGCATGGGCAGAGCTTGGCGAGATCCCTAAGGATGACGTAAAGAAACTCCGCGAGAATGCTTCTTTTGATATTAACCGGATCAAGGAAATCGAGGAAGAGACGCGTCATGACGTCGTTGCTTTTACAAGGGCGGTGTCAGAAACACTGGGCGAAGAGCGCAAATGGGTGCATTATGGCCTGACTTCTACAGATGTGGTGGATACCGCTTTATCATATGTGCTGAAGCAGGCGAATGAGATTTTGCTTAAGGACCTTGAAAACTTTGTTGAAATCCTGACTAATAAAGCCAAAGAACATAAATACACAGTCATGATGGGCCGTACACATGGTGTTCATGCGGAGCCGACGACTTTCGGTTTGAAGCTGGCGCTATGGCTGGAAGAAATGAAGCGCAATCTTGAGCGTTTCAAAATGGCTTCCCGTGATGTCGAGTTCGGCAAGATTTCCGGTGCGGTCGGGACATATGCCAACATCGATCCATTCGTAGAATCGTATGTCTGTGAAAAATTAGGACTGAAGCCGGCACCGATTTCGACTCAGACTTTGCAGCGTGACCGCCACGCTTTTTATATGGGGACGCTTGCATTGATTGCAACTTCGATTGAAAAATTCGCGGTGGAGATTCGCGGCCTGCAAAAGAGTGAAACTCGCGAGGTTGAAGAGTTTTTTGCGAAAGGTCAGAAGGGTTCATCGGCGATGCCGCATAAGCGCAACCCGATTGGCTCTGAAAACATGACAGGTATGGCTCGTGTCATCCGCGGTTATATGACAACTGCTTACGAGAATGTGCCATTATGGCATGAGCGTGATATATCCCATTCCTCTGCAGAGAGAATTATTTTACCAGACGCGACAATCGCATTGAATTATATGCTGAACCGTTTCGGCAATATCGTGAAGAACTTGACGGTTTACCCGGAGAACATGAAGCGCAATATGGACCGGACGCTTGGCTTGATCTACTCACAGCGCGTGCTGCTAGCCTTGATCGACAAGGGCATGTCGCGTGAAGAAGCGTATGATACTGTCCAGCCTCGCGCGATGGAAGCGTGGGAGAATCAGGTGCAGTTCCGCAGCCTCATCGAGAGCGATGAAAAAATCGCCGGACTTTTAAGTGAAGCTGAAATCGATGACTGCTTCGATTACAACTACCATATCAAACATGTGGATATGATTTTTGAAAGACTAGGACTTTAA
- the purC gene encoding phosphoribosylaminoimidazolesuccinocarboxamide synthase, with protein MEELLYEGKAKRIYATDDEQVVRVQYKDSATAYNGEKKAEIVGKGRLNNEITSLLFLKLREAGIQSHFIEKISGNEQLVKRVEIIPLEVVVRNVAAGSFSKRLGVEEGKQLPRSIVEFYLKDDSLGDPLITDEHVDVLELATKEEVAELKAAALKINDVLSGFFAEIGVTLIDFKLEFGKDAEGKILLADEISPDTCRLWDMETQQKLDKDVFRRDLGNLTDAYETILTRLGGQMHV; from the coding sequence ATGGAAGAGCTGTTATACGAAGGGAAAGCGAAACGGATTTATGCGACAGATGATGAGCAGGTTGTAAGGGTTCAATACAAGGATTCGGCGACGGCGTACAACGGTGAGAAGAAAGCGGAGATTGTCGGCAAGGGGAGATTGAATAACGAGATTACAAGTCTATTATTCTTGAAGCTTCGCGAAGCGGGAATCCAATCGCATTTTATCGAAAAAATTTCTGGAAATGAGCAGCTGGTGAAGCGTGTTGAAATCATTCCGCTTGAAGTGGTTGTCAGGAATGTTGCTGCCGGCAGCTTTTCTAAGCGTCTTGGTGTTGAGGAAGGGAAACAGCTTCCACGGTCGATTGTTGAGTTTTATCTGAAGGATGATTCGCTTGGGGATCCGCTGATTACGGATGAGCATGTTGATGTGCTGGAACTGGCTACAAAAGAAGAAGTGGCTGAGCTGAAGGCAGCGGCTTTGAAAATCAATGACGTTCTGAGTGGGTTTTTCGCGGAGATTGGCGTTACTTTAATTGATTTCAAGCTTGAGTTCGGCAAGGACGCAGAGGGGAAGATTTTGCTGGCTGATGAGATTTCGCCTGATACGTGCCGCCTGTGGGATATGGAGACACAGCAGAAGCTTGATAAGGATGTATTCCGCCGTGATTTGGGGAATCTGACAGATGCTTACGAAACCATTTTAACGAGATTGGGAGGACAAATGCATGTATAA
- the purS gene encoding phosphoribosylformylglycinamidine synthase subunit PurS: MYKVKVYVTLRESVLDPQGTAVKNSLATHGYEGIQEVRIGKYMELTLDDSVKDIDSAVKEMCERLLANPVIEDYRYEVEEVVAQ, from the coding sequence ATGTATAAAGTGAAGGTGTATGTAACGTTAAGGGAAAGTGTTCTGGATCCTCAAGGAACGGCTGTGAAAAACTCACTGGCTACTCATGGGTATGAAGGTATCCAGGAGGTTCGCATCGGCAAGTATATGGAGCTGACTTTGGATGACAGCGTGAAGGATATAGATTCAGCGGTGAAGGAAATGTGTGAGCGACTGCTGGCGAATCCGGTAATCGAGGACTACAGGTACGAAGTCGAGGAGGTTGTTGCACAGTGA
- the purQ gene encoding phosphoribosylformylglycinamidine synthase subunit PurQ produces MKFAVIVFPGSNCDIDMYHAVKDELCEEAEYVWHDAESLEDYDAVLLPGGFSYGDYLRSGAIAQFSNVMKEVVKAAEAGKPVLGVCNGFQILLEAGLLPGAMRRNDSLKFICKQVELKVENNETMFSAGYEKGEIITIPVAHGEGNYYCDEETLGRLKSNNQIVFTYNGENPNGSLENIAGIINERGNVLGMMPHPERAVDELLGGADGLKLFKSIVKQWREAYALNA; encoded by the coding sequence GTGAAATTTGCAGTGATCGTTTTTCCGGGTTCGAACTGTGACATCGACATGTACCATGCGGTAAAGGATGAGCTTTGCGAAGAAGCGGAGTATGTCTGGCATGACGCTGAAAGTCTAGAAGACTATGACGCGGTGCTATTGCCTGGCGGATTTTCATATGGCGATTACTTAAGATCAGGCGCAATCGCGCAGTTCAGCAATGTCATGAAAGAAGTCGTAAAGGCGGCTGAAGCAGGGAAGCCGGTGCTAGGTGTCTGCAACGGTTTTCAAATTCTGCTGGAGGCAGGATTGCTGCCTGGGGCAATGCGACGCAATGACAGCCTGAAGTTCATCTGCAAGCAGGTGGAGCTGAAGGTGGAGAATAACGAAACAATGTTTTCGGCTGGCTATGAAAAAGGCGAGATCATCACGATTCCGGTTGCGCATGGTGAAGGCAACTATTATTGCGATGAGGAAACACTTGGCCGTTTAAAGTCTAATAATCAAATCGTGTTCACATACAATGGAGAGAATCCGAACGGAAGCCTGGAGAATATTGCGGGAATCATCAATGAGCGAGGCAATGTCCTCGGTATGATGCCGCATCCGGAGCGCGCGGTCGACGAGCTGCTTGGCGGCGCCGACGGGCTGAAGCTTTTCAAATCAATCGTCAAACAATGGAGGGAAGCATATGCGCTTAATGCTTGA
- the purL gene encoding phosphoribosylformylglycinamidine synthase subunit PurL, protein MRLMLEPSPEQIKQDKIYREMGLSDSEFASAEKILGRTPNYTETGLFSVMWSEHCSYKNSKPVLKKFPVTGERVLQGPGEGAGIVDIGDGQAVVFKIESHNHPSAIEPYQGAATGVGGIIRDVFSMGARPIALLNSLRFGELESPRVKYLFEQVVAGIAGYGNCIGIPTVGGEVQFDAAYEGNPLVNAMCVGLINHEDIKKGQAHGVGNTVMYVGAKTGRDGIHGATFASEELNEASEEKRPAVQVGDPFMEKLLLEACLELVKNDALVGIQDMGAAGLTSSSAEMASKAGSGIEMNLDLVPQRETGMTAYEMMLSESQERMLIVVEKGREQEIIDLFSKYELEAVAIGKVTDDKMLRLLHKGEVVAEVPADALAEEAPVYYKPSSEPAYFREFQSMDNEIPNVENYGATLLQLLQQPTIASKEWVYDQYDHMVRTSTVVSPGSDAAVVRIRGTEKGLAMTTDCNSRYIYLDPETGGKIAVAEAARNIVCSGGEPLAITDCLNFGNPEKPEIFWQFEKAVDGMSEACRTLSTPVIGGNVSLYNETNGTAVYPTPVVGMVGLVENLQHVTTQHFKNAGDLIYLLGDTKDEFGGSELQKMMYGRIFGKAPELDLEVEASYQAQILTAIKNGLVSSAHDVAEGGVAVALAESVIGSKGLGARVVLDGNAVSALFSESQSRFILSVKPEHQIEFESLTDAVLIGKVVDTPVLKIDINGENVINHDAEGLKKAWKGAIPCLLN, encoded by the coding sequence ATGCGCTTAATGCTTGAACCAAGTCCAGAGCAAATTAAACAGGATAAAATTTATCGTGAAATGGGACTGTCAGACAGCGAGTTTGCTTCTGCCGAAAAGATTCTTGGACGTACTCCTAACTATACAGAGACAGGTTTGTTCTCGGTCATGTGGTCAGAGCACTGCAGCTATAAGAACTCCAAGCCTGTGTTGAAAAAATTCCCTGTCACTGGCGAGCGTGTTTTACAGGGGCCTGGAGAAGGCGCGGGTATCGTGGATATTGGCGATGGCCAGGCGGTCGTGTTCAAAATCGAAAGCCATAACCATCCTTCCGCGATCGAGCCTTACCAGGGTGCTGCCACAGGTGTCGGCGGCATCATCCGCGACGTTTTTTCGATGGGAGCAAGGCCAATCGCATTATTGAATTCCCTCCGTTTCGGTGAACTTGAATCACCACGCGTGAAATATTTGTTTGAACAGGTTGTTGCCGGAATTGCCGGATATGGAAACTGCATAGGCATTCCAACAGTTGGCGGCGAAGTCCAGTTTGATGCTGCATATGAGGGCAATCCTTTAGTTAACGCGATGTGCGTAGGACTGATCAACCATGAGGACATCAAGAAGGGCCAGGCGCATGGTGTCGGCAATACGGTGATGTATGTTGGTGCGAAGACGGGCCGTGACGGAATCCATGGTGCTACTTTTGCTTCCGAGGAATTGAATGAGGCGTCTGAAGAAAAGCGCCCTGCTGTCCAGGTTGGCGATCCGTTCATGGAAAAATTGCTGTTGGAAGCTTGCCTTGAGCTTGTGAAAAATGATGCGCTTGTCGGCATCCAGGACATGGGTGCGGCTGGTTTGACGAGCTCTTCTGCAGAGATGGCTAGTAAGGCTGGTTCAGGAATCGAGATGAATCTTGACCTTGTGCCTCAGCGAGAAACAGGCATGACGGCTTATGAAATGATGCTTTCAGAGTCACAGGAGCGCATGTTGATTGTCGTTGAAAAAGGCCGTGAACAGGAAATCATCGATCTTTTTTCAAAGTATGAGCTTGAAGCGGTGGCAATCGGAAAAGTAACGGACGACAAGATGCTCCGCCTTTTACATAAAGGGGAAGTGGTGGCCGAGGTGCCGGCTGATGCGCTCGCTGAAGAGGCACCTGTCTATTACAAACCTTCCAGTGAACCGGCTTATTTCCGAGAGTTCCAGTCGATGGATAATGAAATTCCTAATGTTGAAAACTACGGAGCTACTCTCTTGCAGCTGCTGCAGCAGCCAACGATTGCGAGCAAAGAGTGGGTTTACGATCAATATGACCATATGGTGCGCACGAGCACGGTCGTTTCACCTGGTTCGGATGCAGCGGTGGTAAGGATTCGCGGCACAGAGAAGGGCCTCGCGATGACGACAGACTGCAACTCGCGCTATATCTATCTTGATCCGGAAACAGGCGGAAAGATTGCTGTTGCGGAGGCGGCACGGAATATCGTCTGCTCTGGCGGAGAGCCATTGGCGATCACGGATTGCCTGAACTTCGGAAATCCGGAAAAGCCGGAGATTTTCTGGCAGTTTGAAAAAGCGGTCGATGGCATGAGCGAAGCTTGCCGGACATTGAGCACACCTGTTATCGGCGGAAACGTGAGTCTGTATAACGAAACAAATGGCACAGCTGTCTATCCGACACCGGTTGTCGGCATGGTCGGTCTTGTTGAAAACTTGCAGCATGTCACGACTCAACATTTTAAAAATGCAGGTGACCTGATTTATCTGCTTGGCGATACGAAGGATGAGTTTGGCGGGAGCGAGCTGCAGAAGATGATGTATGGACGGATATTCGGCAAGGCGCCTGAACTCGATTTAGAAGTGGAAGCAAGCTATCAAGCTCAAATTTTAACAGCGATTAAAAATGGTCTTGTGTCTTCTGCACATGATGTAGCAGAGGGCGGCGTGGCAGTGGCGCTTGCTGAGTCCGTGATTGGCAGCAAGGGGCTTGGAGCCAGGGTTGTACTGGATGGCAACGCTGTATCAGCCTTATTCAGCGAATCGCAATCCCGCTTTATTTTATCGGTAAAACCAGAGCACCAAATTGAGTTTGAAAGTTTAACAGACGCGGTGCTGATCGGTAAAGTCGTCGATACGCCAGTTTTAAAGATTGATATAAACGGGGAGAACGTGATCAATCATGATGCAGAGGGGCTGAAGAAGGCCTGGAAAGGAGCCATCCCATGCTTGCTGAACTAA
- the purF gene encoding amidophosphoribosyltransferase: MLAELKGLNEECGVFGIWGHPEAAQITYYGLHSLQHRGQEGTGIVVSDGQQLKGRKGEGLVTEIFTADAMEDLQGVGAIGHVRYATAGGGGYENVQPLLFQSQSGGLALAHNGNLVNADALRNQLEAQGSIFQTSSDTEVLAHLIKRGGFSQLRDRVKNALPMLKGAYAFLIMTETEFMVALDPHGLRPLSLGRLGDAYVVASETCAFDIIGAEFVRDILPGELLVIDADGLHSEMYSMNSTTAICTMEYIYFSRPDSNIHGINVHAARKNLGKQLAKEVPIKADVVTGVPDSSISAAIGYAEESGIPYEMGLIKNRYVGRTFIQPSQSLREQGVKMKLSPVRGIVEGKRVIMVDDSIVRGTTSRRIVKMLKEAGATEVHVVISSPPIQNPCFYGIDTSTREELIASEHSVEEIRQLIGADTLTFLSVEGMLEAIGRNDGGETRGQCLACFTGKYPTEIYPQAVPAGQKC, translated from the coding sequence ATGCTTGCTGAACTAAAAGGCTTGAATGAGGAATGCGGCGTTTTTGGAATCTGGGGACATCCCGAGGCAGCACAAATCACCTATTACGGTCTTCACAGCCTGCAGCATCGCGGTCAGGAAGGCACGGGCATCGTTGTCAGTGATGGCCAGCAGCTAAAGGGCCGGAAAGGCGAAGGGCTAGTGACGGAAATATTCACTGCAGATGCGATGGAAGACCTCCAGGGTGTCGGTGCCATCGGCCATGTCCGCTATGCAACTGCAGGAGGAGGCGGCTACGAGAATGTCCAGCCGCTTTTGTTCCAATCGCAAAGCGGCGGCCTGGCTCTTGCGCATAATGGCAATCTCGTAAATGCAGATGCACTAAGGAACCAGCTTGAAGCACAAGGCAGCATCTTTCAGACTAGTTCTGATACCGAGGTGCTCGCACATTTAATAAAGAGGGGCGGCTTCAGCCAGCTGAGGGACCGCGTGAAAAATGCCTTGCCGATGCTGAAGGGTGCCTATGCCTTTTTGATCATGACCGAGACAGAATTCATGGTCGCGCTCGATCCGCATGGCCTGCGCCCGCTCTCATTGGGCAGATTGGGTGACGCTTATGTCGTCGCGTCTGAAACATGCGCGTTTGATATCATCGGCGCTGAGTTTGTCAGGGACATCCTGCCAGGCGAATTGCTTGTGATTGATGCAGACGGCTTGCATTCTGAAATGTACTCTATGAATTCAACCACGGCCATCTGTACGATGGAATATATTTATTTTTCAAGACCGGACAGCAACATTCACGGAATCAACGTGCATGCAGCCCGTAAAAACCTCGGCAAGCAGCTGGCGAAGGAAGTTCCGATCAAGGCTGATGTTGTGACGGGTGTTCCGGATTCCAGTATTTCTGCAGCGATCGGGTATGCAGAGGAATCTGGCATTCCTTATGAGATGGGTTTGATCAAGAACCGCTATGTCGGCCGTACTTTCATCCAGCCATCCCAGTCATTGAGGGAACAAGGGGTGAAGATGAAGCTTTCGCCGGTGCGCGGAATCGTTGAGGGCAAGCGTGTTATTATGGTGGACGACTCGATTGTACGCGGCACGACTAGCCGCCGGATTGTGAAAATGCTAAAGGAGGCGGGTGCGACCGAGGTCCATGTCGTCATCAGCTCGCCGCCAATCCAGAATCCGTGCTTTTACGGAATTGATACTTCGACTCGAGAGGAGCTGATCGCTTCTGAACATTCGGTAGAAGAGATTCGTCAGTTAATCGGTGCTGACACATTGACGTTCCTGAGTGTCGAGGGCATGCTCGAGGCGATTGGGCGCAATGATGGCGGAGAGACGCGCGGCCAGTGTCTGGCATGTTTCACAGGGAAGTACCCGACGGAAATCTATCCGCAGGCCGTGCCTGCCGGGCAGAAGTGCTGA
- the purM gene encoding phosphoribosylformylglycinamidine cyclo-ligase, with translation MANAYKQAGVDIEAGYEAVERIKKHVNRTVRPGVMGALGGFGGMFDLSSLDLKEPVLVSGTDGVGTKLMLAFMMDRHDTIGIDAVAMCVNDIVVQGAEPLYFLDYIACGKAQPEKIEAIVKGIADGCEQAGCALVGGETAEMPGMYSPEEYDLAGFAVGACEKADIITGQQIKEDDVLIGLASSGIHSNGYSLVRKVFFEQSGWELDRYVDEFGCTLGEELLKPTRIYVKSVLAAMKQFELKGLAHITGGGFIENIPRMLPEGLGAEIEEGSWEIPQVFKTLESLAQLERTEMYNTFNMGIGMVAAVDKNIAHEVVKYFNEQGEKASIIGTVTGSEGIQMKRAGERV, from the coding sequence ATGGCAAATGCGTATAAGCAGGCTGGTGTGGATATTGAGGCCGGGTACGAGGCGGTCGAACGGATTAAAAAGCATGTGAATCGGACAGTCCGGCCTGGTGTAATGGGGGCGCTGGGCGGTTTCGGCGGGATGTTCGACCTTTCCAGCCTTGATCTGAAGGAACCAGTTCTCGTTTCGGGAACGGATGGGGTCGGCACGAAGCTGATGCTCGCCTTTATGATGGACCGCCATGATACAATCGGCATAGATGCTGTCGCGATGTGCGTGAATGACATCGTTGTCCAGGGAGCGGAGCCATTATATTTCCTCGACTACATCGCCTGCGGCAAGGCTCAGCCTGAAAAAATCGAGGCGATTGTCAAAGGGATTGCAGATGGCTGTGAGCAGGCTGGCTGCGCGCTTGTCGGTGGTGAAACTGCCGAAATGCCGGGGATGTACTCTCCGGAAGAATACGATTTGGCTGGTTTTGCGGTCGGAGCCTGTGAAAAAGCTGATATAATCACCGGCCAGCAAATCAAGGAAGACGATGTGCTGATCGGTCTGGCGTCAAGCGGCATCCACAGCAATGGCTACTCGCTAGTACGGAAGGTATTTTTCGAACAGTCCGGCTGGGAGCTTGACCGGTATGTTGATGAGTTCGGCTGTACGCTTGGCGAGGAGCTGCTGAAACCGACGCGCATTTATGTAAAATCGGTGCTTGCCGCGATGAAGCAGTTCGAGCTTAAAGGACTTGCCCATATTACTGGCGGCGGTTTTATTGAAAATATCCCAAGGATGCTTCCAGAAGGGCTTGGCGCTGAAATTGAGGAAGGCAGCTGGGAGATTCCTCAGGTGTTTAAAACGTTGGAGTCTTTAGCACAACTTGAGCGAACGGAAATGTATAATACATTTAATATGGGCATTGGCATGGTGGCAGCTGTTGATAAAAATATTGCCCATGAAGTGGTGAAGTATTTTAACGAGCAGGGTGAGAAGGCTTCGATCATCGGCACAGTTACTGGTTCAGAAGGGATCCAGATGAAAAGAGCTGGTGAGCGGGTATGA
- the purN gene encoding phosphoribosylglycinamide formyltransferase, with protein MKKIAVFASGSGSNFQAIAVAAQAGTLNVEISLLVCDKPGAFAVDRAEMLGIPALVISPKSYASKAAYETEILQKLAGLEIDMIVLAGYMRLIGPTLLGAYEGKILNIHPSLLPAFPGKDAIGQALAAGVTKTGVTIHFVDEGMDTGPIIASTAVKIAPGETKETLQKKIQRIEHSLYPEVLEQLLNGEEEAVQWEKSVH; from the coding sequence ATGAAAAAAATAGCTGTTTTTGCATCGGGCAGCGGCAGCAATTTTCAAGCAATCGCGGTCGCGGCCCAGGCTGGCACATTGAATGTTGAAATTAGCTTGCTCGTTTGCGACAAGCCTGGCGCTTTTGCGGTCGATCGCGCCGAAATGCTCGGGATTCCGGCACTCGTCATCAGTCCGAAGAGCTATGCTTCCAAGGCGGCATATGAGACAGAGATTTTACAAAAGCTTGCTGGACTTGAAATCGATATGATTGTCCTTGCCGGCTATATGCGCCTCATCGGGCCGACATTGCTCGGGGCTTATGAAGGAAAAATTCTCAACATCCACCCGTCATTATTGCCTGCATTCCCAGGGAAGGATGCCATTGGCCAGGCGCTGGCAGCGGGAGTAACGAAAACCGGAGTGACCATCCATTTCGTCGATGAAGGGATGGATACCGGGCCGATCATCGCGAGTACGGCTGTGAAAATCGCTCCCGGCGAGACGAAAGAGACCCTTCAGAAGAAAATACAGCGGATTGAACACAGTTTGTATCCAGAAGTTTTGGAGCAGCTGTTGAACGGAGAAGAGGAGGCAGTACAATGGGAAAAAAGCGTGCACTGA
- the purH gene encoding bifunctional phosphoribosylaminoimidazolecarboxamide formyltransferase/IMP cyclohydrolase, which produces MGKKRALISVSNKEGIVELAKELVQLGFEIVSTGGTKQALKDGGVPVIGISDVTGFPEILEGRVKTLHPKIHGGLLAKYDDTSHQSQLAENEIEKIELVCVNLYPFKETISKPGVTPEDAIENIDIGGPAMLRASAKNHQYITVLVDPADYQQVIEEYKTQNETTLETRRRLAAKVFRHTAAYDALIAEYMTNLAGEEQPEKMTVTYELKQSLRYGENPHQKAAFYQKPLGSAFSVAAAEQLHGKELSYNNINDANAALQIVKEFSEPAAVAVKHMNPCGVGAGKDIFDAFGKSFEADPVSIFGGIIALNREVDGETARKLYEIFLEIIIAPSFSEEALEILTAKKNLRLLKVSFDGEASKENTLSSIEGGLLVQEQDTFGFDEAEISVPTKREPTEAEWEALKLGWKVVKHVKSNAIVVANKDMTLGIGAGQMNRVGAAKIALEQAGSKADGAALASDAFFPMDDTVEAAAKAGITAIIQPGGSVRDADSIKKADEYGIAMVFTGVRHFKH; this is translated from the coding sequence ATGGGAAAAAAGCGTGCACTGATCAGTGTTTCAAATAAGGAAGGAATTGTTGAGTTAGCGAAGGAGCTTGTACAGCTTGGGTTTGAGATCGTTTCGACTGGAGGCACAAAACAAGCGCTGAAGGATGGCGGCGTGCCAGTCATTGGGATCAGCGATGTGACCGGTTTTCCGGAGATCCTTGAGGGGCGTGTGAAGACGCTGCATCCAAAAATCCATGGCGGCCTGCTTGCGAAGTATGACGACACATCGCACCAGAGTCAGCTGGCTGAAAACGAAATCGAAAAAATCGAGCTAGTCTGCGTGAATTTGTACCCTTTTAAAGAAACGATCTCAAAACCTGGTGTAACGCCAGAGGATGCGATTGAAAACATCGATATCGGCGGTCCGGCGATGCTCCGTGCATCAGCAAAAAACCATCAATACATAACCGTGCTAGTGGATCCTGCAGATTACCAGCAGGTGATTGAAGAGTACAAAACACAGAACGAAACTACGCTGGAAACGCGCCGCCGTTTGGCTGCGAAGGTATTCCGCCATACAGCTGCTTATGATGCGCTGATTGCTGAATACATGACGAATCTCGCTGGCGAGGAACAGCCGGAAAAAATGACGGTCACTTACGAGTTGAAGCAAAGTCTTCGCTATGGCGAAAATCCGCATCAGAAGGCTGCTTTTTACCAGAAGCCGCTTGGCTCGGCATTTTCGGTGGCGGCAGCTGAACAGCTACACGGAAAAGAGCTTTCCTATAATAATATCAATGATGCGAACGCTGCCTTGCAGATTGTAAAAGAATTCTCTGAGCCTGCTGCGGTTGCGGTCAAGCACATGAACCCATGCGGAGTTGGCGCGGGCAAGGACATATTTGATGCTTTCGGAAAATCTTTCGAAGCGGATCCTGTTTCCATTTTTGGCGGCATCATCGCCTTGAATCGCGAAGTCGATGGTGAGACTGCTCGCAAGCTTTATGAAATTTTCCTTGAGATTATCATCGCTCCTTCTTTTAGCGAGGAAGCACTTGAAATTTTAACGGCGAAGAAGAATCTTCGCTTGTTGAAGGTCTCTTTTGATGGGGAAGCTTCAAAAGAAAATACACTATCTTCAATTGAAGGCGGTTTGCTCGTTCAGGAACAAGATACATTTGGATTTGATGAAGCGGAAATCTCCGTGCCGACGAAACGTGAACCGACGGAAGCCGAGTGGGAAGCGTTGAAGCTCGGATGGAAAGTTGTTAAGCATGTTAAGTCCAATGCGATTGTCGTGGCGAATAAAGATATGACGCTCGGAATCGGTGCAGGACAAATGAACCGTGTCGGTGCCGCTAAAATTGCCTTGGAACAGGCCGGGTCTAAAGCCGATGGAGCAGCGCTCGCATCTGATGCGTTCTTCCCGATGGATGACACTGTCGAAGCAGCGGCAAAAGCCGGTATCACGGCGATCATCCAGCCGGGTGGATCAGTGCGCGATGCCGATTCTATCAAAAAAGCGGATGAATATGGCATTGCAATGGTGTTTACAGGCGTAAGGCATTTCAAGCATTGA